One genomic segment of Hydrocarboniclastica marina includes these proteins:
- a CDS encoding SIMPL domain-containing protein: MHHLTGLFKVATTLLLMMAGLLAQAGTVTLNGEGTVHFQPDAVRFELTAQARGDSAAAARQAVGKRVTKWQDQADDLLGKLQNYDDSQVTLHEVRVYDDNGRPTEDYYFEASQSVRFNLTELALLNSVIEAADAADLTYNLTQDSYYATQSNELKSAALAAAIQDAQARCRFVAEKLDARCGEVETLRVLDQGGFPRPVMRAMDARVESVSKVGDREISASVEASFKLDQAVPD; the protein is encoded by the coding sequence ATGCACCATCTCACGGGCCTTTTCAAGGTCGCTACCACTCTGTTGCTCATGATGGCTGGGCTCTTGGCGCAGGCGGGCACGGTTACGTTGAACGGCGAGGGAACCGTCCATTTTCAACCGGATGCGGTCCGCTTCGAGCTGACAGCTCAGGCGCGGGGGGACAGTGCAGCAGCGGCAAGACAGGCCGTTGGCAAACGTGTAACGAAATGGCAAGACCAGGCCGACGACCTGCTGGGCAAACTGCAGAACTACGACGATAGTCAGGTAACGCTTCATGAAGTCCGGGTTTATGATGACAACGGGCGCCCGACTGAAGATTACTACTTTGAGGCCAGCCAGAGTGTGCGCTTCAACCTGACTGAGCTGGCTCTCCTCAACTCGGTAATCGAGGCGGCCGATGCAGCCGATCTGACCTACAATCTGACCCAGGACAGCTACTACGCGACGCAGAGTAACGAATTAAAGTCTGCCGCTCTCGCCGCAGCGATTCAGGACGCGCAAGCGCGTTGCAGATTCGTCGCTGAGAAACTGGATGCGCGTTGCGGCGAAGTTGAGACTCTGCGCGTACTCGACCAGGGTGGTTTTCCCCGGCCCGTTATGCGGGCAATGGACGCGCGAGTCGAGAGTGTCAGCAAGGTGGGCGATCGGGAGATCAGTGCCTCTGTCGAAGCGAGCTTTAAGCTGGACCAGGCAGTACCTGATTAA